The segment TCTTACCTCTAGTAAGAAATCAGCAGCGCCCTTTCTCTCAGGGCAGCGGAACCCACAGCTCTCAAAGAAAGCAAGGATGTGCTCTCGTGGGCCCTGGTACACAATCTGGCCTTCAGATAAAAAGATGATATCGTCAAAGAGATCAAACGTCTCAGGAGCAGGCTGGAGCAGGGACACCATGACTGTGGCCTCAGTGTGGTGCACAATATGCTGCAAGCACTTCACTACTTGGTATGTTGTGGAGCTATCCAGACCGGTAGATATCTCATCCATGAATAGTGTCTTCGTGGGCCCAACCATCATCTCTcctgaattaattaattaattaattaatgaaaataactCCCAATAAGAACAAGCATCAAATGCTAGTAGCTACACGAGCACCTACAATTTGACTTGCTCAAAATATTATACAGTATGTCCCAGCATACATCCACTGTTCTTATAAAAGATTTACTGGGTATTTTAAaatgagattatgatttgtatCGGTGAAGTTAAGAGCAATTCATGTAATAATTCTAAGTAAATAGCaagtaaaaacataataaattaacCTGTCGTCACTCGCTTTTTCTGTCCACCCGATATTCCTCGTATCATTTCATCTCCTACAACGGTGTCCTTGCATATATCGAGTCCTAATATCTGTCTCACGACAACAAAACAAAGGGAAACAATAAAAGTACAGAATAAATTAGCCCATTTATCCTAGAAAGTCAAGTATCATGACAGCAACATTCgtgttttttcaaagaaaatgggACGAAATGCTTATTAGTTGGTAGAGtatttccttaaaaaaacaaatgaaggtTGGGGTCAGCACAGCCCAGCTACACCAACATGGTAGTTAGACGTCAGTCAACGGAGCGAGTGACGAGGAGAAATATTTCAGAAGAGATCTTGAGATCGTCAGAAACTTGAAGAGTCATGAAGACAACTCCAAGTTATTTCAATTCCAATTATCTAAAGCAATAGTATATATTAATTCCATGGCTAGGGTAATTCTCCTTGAGCTTACCTTGAGTGTGTAGTCAGTAATAAGACTGCTTTGAACTCCTTCCATTGCAGTTGCCTGAAAATTACAGATGAAATTTATGTGATTTCTGGATTGTGAATGGCGGAAACTTGCTCTTTCTTTGTAGCTAGACGTATAATATTACTGCTTGGCATTTACCTTCATGAAAAGATCCACTTCTGCCTCTGGAAATATTCCACGTTCCTTCTCTTTGCTTACAAGTGCACTAAGGAGATCTATGAGAATGACATGATTGATTCAATTAAATTACTTGTTTTAGCACTTAATAAACCAAAGTAAAGACTGAAGTTTGGGCACGCTCAGATGTATAATCAGTTAATTAATACCATATCGTGTCCCGACCCCCTGACACCTTGATGAGAAATCCAAGGTTTCTTTCACAGTCATTTCTCCTATGTGAGCATCATTTTGGCTGATATATGCTGATGATTTCCGTGGCACAAATTCATCTAGTCGATATCCATTATATGTTATGTCTCCTTTAACCTGCTTCAACAATAGTTGATGTCCATAATTATCAAAAACTTGTATAAACAAACGTCATTCGTATGCCTTAATTTGTCACGAACCTTGAGACTCGGGTCCAGCTTTCCTGCTAGAGCCAACAGAAGCGTTGTTTTGCCTGAGGATGGTGGCCCTAATAATAGAGTCATCCTATAAcagaaacaaaatttaaagcTCTCGTCAAACTGCTGAAATGGACGTTTCTTAGAAGGCAGGCAGGCATGCAAGCTAGCGCTGGCTACTGTCTTGGCGTGATAAAGTACGGAGGTCAATCTATTTACCTTGATGGTTTTATAAGCCCGTATGCATCTTTGAGTATTGTGAGCTTTGTTCTCTCAGACAAATTAATCCCAACCATACCAAGAGCTGATTCAGCAATGTTTCTTGCAGCATTTGGAAGGGTGGGAAGAGCTCTGGTGCCAATGTGACAATCACCTTCAACGGTTAAATGTTCAAACCTAACCTCAATTGTTGGGAGTCGGATTCCAACCCTGCAATTACAAGGAAAttattagtaaataaataaattttaaaaggtaCAAGTGCACTATATTATTAGCACATGCTCATGCTATGACAGGTCGAATCAATTttctttgaatatatatatatatatatataaagtgtttAGGCATTCctatcttgttttcttttctagtagaattttttttttttaattatgtgaaACGTAATTTAATGTGATTAAGTTAATTTGATGGGTTTAAATACAACTTAAATAATcaggaaaaatataattttattaaaaaaaattcatgataatattttttaaaaaaaattcaagatgacaaCATATTGAATTGACTCAAATCAACCCAAGTttgttaacatgtcaaatccaCGATTTGAATTATGACATCGtaataaccctaaaaaaaaattaaaataaattatgacacTTAATGctaatcaactaaatattgaaggataaaattgtaaaaatcaattaattaaaaaaaaacccaaaaaacaactCATGTCAATTTGTGTTAATTTATCAAACTCGCAACTTggattaaaagattaaaatatccttataaaaaaattaaaataaattgtaaagtttaattttcaattaatccaatattaaaagataaaattgaaaaaaattcaatttaaaaaaacaaaaaaaaagagtcaactcaggttaacccgtcaaatcacGATCCAAATTATAAGaccgatataattttttaaacattaaataaattataaaacttaatttttaattaatcttaaataaaaaaaattaaattaactcaataatcaaatcaaagctTAAATCTTAAACCGGTTCTATTCGTGACGAGGACAACATTGAATTCACAACCACTTCTGGCTTATGGCTTTTGGCTTTTTACATTGGACAAGCCGATGACTAAACAAATACATATTagatttcaaccaaaaaaaaattaaatagaataagTAATGATGGTGTAGTTGTGTGCGGGCCAAGCTTGACTTGATCAAATtaagatttcattaaaaaaaacaaaatattgctACTGCTTTTTTGAAGAAAGGgccagaaaaaacaaaaaagaaattttttttaaaattatctttatagaAAGCgttttagaaatataaattaattcgtgtttttaaaaatttaaatattttttaattaatttattttatattttagatcattttaatacactaattttaaaagtaatttttttaaaaaatatcattttaatatattttaaaataaaaaatattttaaaaaataattacaattacaatcaCACTCTCGAATAAACATAAACATGCAACTTCTGATGATTTAATCTGCTTCTAAACATCCACGTACTAATAAAACAGATGGATAAACCGTCCTCTCTTGTTATTTTACACTAAGTGTATGACTTTAATTGGTATATGTTAAATATGATAGTAACTTTACGGTTCATTTAattctcttctcttttaattCAGATTATGAAAGTTGATCATACATGTTCATGGCAAGCTTCAGAAAAACATATTTCCTTCGAAACGTGAGAAGATTCAAATTAATGCATATTATTTCTTTACAAGAAGACTGCATATATTGTATAGGAGGGGAACATAAAAGAAAGCCGGGACAGCAAATTAATACTCTAGCCATAATAATATGTATATCATgagagattaattaataatttagaaaCTTACTTGTCAACTCTCTGTCTgaattttttcaagaatttttcaTTATCTTCCTCTGCAACCTTAAAGAGATTGTCGATGAAAGTTTTCCTGTCATTCATGTCAAGCTTTCTCACATCAACTTCTCTATGCAGCAGCAGCTTGTTGCCTTGGACCTCGGACTCCACAAAGGACTTGATGATACTTGTTCTTAATCTATTGTATGTTGGTAACTTCTCTATGGCAGCCCATTTTAGAGCCTCTTCATCTCCATCGACAAGGTTGGTTCTCCTAGAATCCCTGCCAACAGAAAACACGTCTTCCATGTTCCAACCAGCCCTGATCAAGCTCCGGCTTATGCTTCTGCTCAAGCTGCTGTGACTTGATCGTCTGCCAGAAGCTCGCGCTTTCTCCTCACCATCCATCTTTCTCTTATTCTGAATTGAATTTAGAAGAAAATGGAATCAATCTCACATCATGAAATGGACAATGCAACAGAAAggaaataatttatatgttccaaacaacaacaacaacaacaacaatattgataaaaaaaaaaacaaaacagagagaAGACGTTCtattgtttggttgctgagagaGAGTAAACTAAGCCCAATGTCAAACAAATGTTAAGGTGAGCCTTTTACTCCCGCTGGGACAATAAAAGAGCATCAAAGCCTGAGCCTAGAGAACTTACTCTCGGTGGTTTCTTGATATTGTTACAAAATGGAAATGATGTTGAATTATCTTATTATATAATTCTTAGGAGGATGGAATGAGAGAGGGAGATGATCGTGACGTTGAAGGAGGATTGGATGAGTTTTGACTTTTGAAAGTTCACTTAGCCTTTCACTTTCTCAccaataaaatcttgaaaagtCCTCACTCTCTCCCTTTCCTTGTACGTACGTAGAGAGAGGAGAGGGGTGGGTTTAATTAAGTTCCTTTGCTCTAGAAAGTTAACTTGAGGGTATGTACTGTATAGTAGCAGGTGAGAAAGAGGTGGGTGAGGGAGGAGGGAGAACTTTTCAATGtccaaatgaaattaaaatagagTAGATGGCAAGTCTTGGATGAATGTGTGTATTCCGACGTGATTGGCCTTTGTCCGTTTCTCCATGCAATGTCCATTGGAAATTAATTTACTACTACTCTCTCGAGGATACcctgatataataataaaacaaaaaaaaaaaaaaacttaaaagcaCCTTAATATTATAGGCAATCGTGCTGATTATTTTTCCATGTCAGGATTCTCGAGTGTAGGTAAAGAGAATaataaattctttgttttttattagataattgtttttttaaaattatcatctattattttaattattaaaaatcctAACTAGTCTTTAAAATCTGAATAAGAGGATACATAAAACATATCATTACTCCTAGTACACTATACTTAAAATaagcaatattatttatttctttatttatttgattactaaGACACTGTTGTGTTTCTTCTAACTATTGATctgtcaaattataaaaatcagtCTACTCTAGTAGAGTAAATCATTACTTTATGGGTCAAACTTAGTCATTTTAGAatccaaacatatttttgtatttttttttaatattaggaatacatcttacatataagtttgtaatctttgatattaaaataaacacattgattttttggtgtttttgaaatatagaccaaatttttatagatttgataaacttgttattaaataaaaaaaatacatgcaaaaacatgtatttttatatattttttatgcaaatatgatttttatttgagagaGTTGGACATatgtaatttaaaagaaatatttaaatgtatttttagaagaaagatttttattgtttttttgtattttttataaagaaaacatgtttatttaatactaaaaaaatatcttacgtGTAGATCActcacaaatattaaataataagggacaaaatatgaaaaatataaaatttgcaAACAAATCCCTTGAgggtataaaataaaattaatttaaaacatgtttatttcatactaaaaaaatatcttacgtGTAGATCActcacaaatattaaaataataaaggataaaatatgagaaatataaaatttgcaAATAAATCCCTTGaaggtataaaataaaattaatttcaaaaaaaaagatcatgtttgacaaatactaaaaaagagaaaatcaacattgctggaaaaaataaataaaacatgtttaccAAACATATTCTTAGCTAAAAATCAGagacttaaaaattatttaaagactGCGTTTGGCAAACATGccttagaaatataaaaatgcatttttttcatttgaaaaattttaaccaaCCAAACACGCATTTAAGCCTGATGAACTCAGCCCAACCAAATGAGTTTGATTTCCTAGTCCAAGCCCATAAGCCCAAAAACAACACTCATATATAGAAAAGAATTGGTTAAACCATTTTATAATCGGTCAAACTGTTTTTTAAGAACCTCAAGAGTTTCTAGAAATATTCTAGAAACAAACTAGTTATTTTGAGAAACGGTCTGgccatttttcaaaacaattggATCGTTTTGGCTATTATTTTGTCATTTCCAAAATGATGAGATCGTTTTGGGTACTGTTCagattttattctatttttgtgttttggtcttttcttgggttttttttttgttcttttgggtTTGTTTAGGTTATGTGTGTGTtataaggtgttctaaacaatTCTAGTGttatttggaaaaatattattacaaattCTTgatcaacaaaatcaatttcgTCAAATCGTTTCCTTGTTTAATGATTTCTTCAATGTTGTAAACCTGTGTATATCATTACAAGGGCAtgtgcaatatatatatatatatatatatatatatatatatatatatatatatatatagagagagagagagagagagagagaggggggggcaTATTAACATATcgttaattataatattaataatgtgATATGCATTTATCAAAATTATGTCAAACCAATATTTTTAGCCTAAAATGCTTGGTCTCTCATTACGTGTCATTATGTTTCAATTGGTCTCTCGTTGTGTGTCATTATGTTCAATTTTTCCCTTAAGTCTTCACTATCAGGTGGTAGGTAGGCCATTTATACACCTTATTATAATGCATGTCTTGGGTTTTTGAACCATCGATTTTTCTTTCCCATGGTTTATATATCATTTCCCAGTACAAGTATCCATTACCAGCTTCAGTCTTCGCTATGGTCaatcattctctctctttttgcaACTCTCCCTTTCCAATGAGCTCATCAAGCTTTGGAGTGGTTACTGTTGTAGTGACTTGAAGAATATATCATAGtccactttcttttcttttcttttttatctaggGTATTTGATCAATGAGCAGGAGACAGGAGAGAGGAGAGATGCTGATAATCCAACTTCCTCTCACTTGGACCATCTTTGAGTCTGACACCATATTATTAATGTTGTCCAAGGCACCTTGCGATGAACCCTGTAATTGTACAGGATGCGCATCTAATGCATTGATTCATGATGGGTTGAGAAAAAAACCCATTGACATCCCTCCGAGCTAGAAACATAACTTCTACATATTTATTCCCTATCATTAAAAAACTGTACAAAGTAAATTGAGGCCCCGCCATACCTCCGAGCTTTGCTCGATTGCAGACATCAGAAATCGAGAAAGCCCACCTGGTTTAGCGGGTTGAAAGACTTAAGATCGAACTATGGCTTCTATACTTTTGATTAGAACTGACTacctatatatatactaatCAAAATTTCCTTAATTCTAAATGAATGCCACTTGACAAAAGCACCATAGCTTAAGTGAATGGTGTCACGAGAGGAGGCATGCAGGACGCAGCTCACGACGTCGTTCGTCCGTAACATATGCATGCAACATATAGATTTTTTGCCCATTTCTCCTGCAAGGCCCAACTCAAATTTTAGATCCTCAAACATGAATCAGTCTCGAAGAAAAACTTGATGCTATGTCAAAAGATAGACAGCAACCTTAACATGCGTGCTAGGAAAAGCAGAGGTTCTAAGGGTCTCCTGTGTTTCATCTGTATGTTTCCTTTTTGGCAAACTCAGAACGAAAGCCGCCTGGTCCCAAGTTGCTGCAGTTGCTGTGATACGATATCCAGAATCCCACCGTAGATGTATTCCTTCACTAGGATACAGGAAATCAAGTTCAACCACCTgaaatttaatacaaaatttaGTTCACCATCCAGGCCTACAGTTTATTAGGATACAATATCTGTAGATCAAAGATGACCTGCTTTGCAAATCCTGCACCACGGGACATGACAACTCCCCATCTACTCCCCGAGGTGGCCATTGCAGTGACATAAAAGCCCtccttccattttttattaatccatTTAAAAGGAAATGAATCACTAACTTTATAAGACTGTTGCGTATAACTGGTACCTGAACTCCAAAGGAATACAAGTCAGACAAAATTAAAGTGAAGACATAAAAAACTAATCATTCAAACAGTTTAGACTAACCCTTAGACATTACGATTAATGAGCTTCCATTGTTCGCTCCAGCAATTGCACTGATATAATAATTCTTTTCCCAGTGTTCCATTATCCATTCCTTCACACAATCAAACATAATAATTCAATAGTTACTCTATTTGTTTAGAAGTTAAGTCAAGGAGCAACTTATCTCCAAAGACCAACAACAAATTCAGAATATCAGCTGTGGAAAACAGCTTCAGGTAGGTAAAAGGTATAAGCATGCACCTTGCATAGAAAATATGGTGAGAGCTCATAGACTTGTGCGGAATAATTTGCACCAGCATCCATAATAATGGCCCATTGATTTTGACATGAAGCTACACTGCTAATAAATAAGCCATCCTCGTTTCCTTTGTCGATGTGCTGGCCAAGCCTTGCATCAGCCACATTATAGTGATACCTACAGAAGCAGGTTAAAATTCTCAAACTGATATAATTTGAGTTAATCTGATCACTCCATCCTAACAACATGAAATTGAGATCATATTGAATAAGCAGGAGAgctttaaactttaaaatatttggaATCAACAAAAGACCAACAGTTCATATCAGACTCAAAAAAGTGACCAATCTAATCAACAAAAAAGTGACCAATCTAATCAACAAAAAAGTGCTGAGTAATGGCTAATGACTTCAGGCATAGTTTATACCTTTGTTTCATTGATCTATGTGCATTGTACACACTAATCCATTGTGTTGCCGGCATGCCCATACGAACCTTCTTCTTCAGTTGTTCGTCTTCCTCATCCATAGTCAACCCTCCTCTCTTGTAACCAACCTGATAAATAAGCTTCACAAGATCAAGAgtacaaaaattaaacacatggATTCAAAACTTGAAGTGTCagttcattaaaaataatgttcataaataaatatgtcCAACATAGGAGAAAACAAGTAATAGCAAAAAAACAGTGTAAACATCCCATGCACCTTCTGAGCACCTTCTGTGTTAAGAGGTCTAATATCTGGATTTATGCCAACAATTCCATCAAAGAGGGAAATGCATTTTGCATAATCAGGTTCTTCATCAAACTTTAAGTTCACTACATATTCAATGAGCTGTTTGAAAGGCTGTGGACAGAAGCAACAAAGCGCCTCTGAGGTTGTTGCCATCTTCTTCTTGCAAACAACAAACCCCTTGTTTTCTCCCTAAGAACACCATAatgttataaaaagaaaagaaagcgaATAACATATGCAAAATAAGTGAAGTTTCAGTTAATTGTTTTTGCACATGTGAACCAGAAGGGACAAACATTATACCCAGCTAAGAAAAAGGACCTACCTGGTACCCTTGCCAAGGTAAGCGACcacgaagaagaaaaataagtgtGTAAGCAAGTGATTCCAAATCATCCCTCCTGCTACCAGTTCTCCCTAAATGGCCATGCACACTAGCATATCGCACTGTTCCCCTGCCCAAACAAGTAATGACAAAGCCAGcaatcaagaaaaattaaataaaggaaATGTAAAGAAACGGTAAAATAATTCAAGCTTAATACCAACAATGATGCAAGAGTCGAACCTGAAAACATCTGGCTTTTGGTCATACTCAACATGCAAACCAGTTGAACTATCCTGCCATCTAGTAGCTGAATGACCAGAACAATTCAGAAAATTGCAGTTCAACCAAGACAGTTGTTTCAGAATCCCAAAAAATCAACAGTTTAAAGTAAAAAGATGAACATGGAGTTTCTCCAATTACCCAATCCAAGATCaactagaaataattttttctcctTAGGAGTTCCCAGTGGACCAAGCAGAAAATTCTCAGGCTTTACATCTCCATGGACATAACTGCAGAAATATTTTGTAATCTAGTCTGAGAATCACAAATTTTTAATTCGagaatataaaagtaaaaaaatagagagattaGTCACTCATAACATAGATAGCCAACTAACAGTTCCACAATTAAAAGTGCATATTTTCCAGTACACAAACCAGACCAAACCCATTCAATTCATcttatcaaaactaaaaaggagGGATTAATGACATGCAACAAAAAGCTTTTACCCTCTGGAGTGCATCTTTTCCAATATGGATATGGCTTCGATGGCAATACATGCAACCATTTCAGTGGACATTCTGCAAATAAGAACATGCCTTCATTTAGCACGGATCTGgacaaaagataaaataatagacAACAGAAAAGATAGAACAATTGAACTCACAAGTTCGAGTTAAAGTTATTGTTCCAAACATCCCACAGGCTTGGACCCAACATATCCATAACCTACATGGCATCAGAGTTTTCTGTTAGAAAGAATTCTAAAACCAGGCGAAAATAAGCTATAGAGACCCAACAGTCTAGAACCAGCAACAACAGCCAACAATAGCATACCATGACATAATAGTCACCCTGCCGACCCTTATAGTGTACTAGTGGTACACCATGACTGCCACCAAGAGTACTGTGCAAGGGACAAAAAGCAATGTATTCATATTATTCtgctgaaaaaaagaagaagaggaataTGCAAGTCAAAAGAAAGCATGATAGATATAATCAAATACTCACTCATAAACTTGCCACTCGTTAGGTGGTCTATAATTACATCCTTTACTACTCTTATGCTCGAATTTTAGTGCCACCTAAAATCCAAAGTTCAAAGGTGATGGTATAAAAGAGTGAGATGAATTATCAGATCACACTCAAATCATTCAGACATATatgtattaagaaaaaaacccagGTATACCTCTACAGCTCCTGCACCAgctttctcatttttatttacAGCAGAAACACGTCGACCAACATACACTTGACCAAAGCCACCCTTTCCCAACTTTGTTTCTACTCTGTACACTGGGGAATCCTCAACCTGAACCTGCAGCACCATCACcaagaaattaatttcatcCACGAGATTCAGGGAAAAAGGCAAAGGGGGGAGCAGGTAAAATGCTGCCATAATTCAGCAGTCTGCAGAATGAGAAAATGGTCATCATTTCTTTCTCTACATGTCTAATCACATTACATTTTTTATCCCTGAATAAGTGAAATATTGGAGGAAGACTATCCCAATATAGGTGATTGATCAATAACATCATGAACAGAAAACACTGCAAATTTTTTCATGTTGTCTCCTAAATTACTAGTTACTTTTAGTGACCAGGTCATTACCATATAATGCATACTTATTCCAGcagatccaatttttttttttaaataacaatagtaagacaaaacaaacaaacaagaaatgGAGAAGGAGACAGCAAATGGGGTAGACATAGTTGCGATGAAGTGCTTCCAAGCAAACCAAAAAACTTCCAACTTTTACTGAAAAACGAAggagaaaaatattgaggtCATTTAAAACAAGACTTGcattttctatgaaaaaaatGGCACAATATAATGGCAATGAGTAAAAGagaattaaaatttcatgatttttaatgataatCAAGTTGAGTGCATTATTGGGAATGACAAAAGAGACAAGGAGGGAGGTAAAGAGTGTGTgccacaggaaaaaaaaacacactagaGATGTATTTGAAAAATGCAGACAATACTCTGTCTACAAGAACAGCTAAGAATTATGCTTTCCATCAATGgtagaaaaaacaaagcattgtaGTTATTCTAAATCCTAGAAATAGTGAGATGAACTATCAAAAGAAAATCGATACtgcaaatggaaaaaaaac is part of the Populus nigra chromosome 8, ddPopNigr1.1, whole genome shotgun sequence genome and harbors:
- the LOC133700662 gene encoding casein kinase 1-like protein HD16 isoform X1; protein product: MPVLRSQVLRGRGGEAIPKQGNKQKMHQENKNNPDEVVEPIATRTRRRRAAAGAALDKEQKAGNERVVVGVGGGGAVVVGTVKEEEEEEKRDLEFVGEKKPMDVFDSGGKGNDKPLAAGGEDEGTSAPIPDQVQVEDSPVYRVETKLGKGGFGQVYVGRRVSAVNKNEKAGAGAVEVALKFEHKSSKGCNYRPPNEWQVYDTLGGSHGVPLVHYKGRQGDYYVMVMDMLGPSLWDVWNNNFNSNLMSTEMVACIAIEAISILEKMHSRGYVHGDVKPENFLLGPLGTPKEKKLFLVDLGLATRWQDSSTGLHVEYDQKPDVFRGTVRYASVHGHLGRTGSRRDDLESLAYTLIFLLRGRLPWQGYQGENKGFVVCKKKMATTSEALCCFCPQPFKQLIEYVVNLKFDEEPDYAKCISLFDGIVGINPDIRPLNTEGAQKLIYQVGYKRGGLTMDEEDEQLKKKVRMGMPATQWISVYNAHRSMKQRYHYNVADARLGQHIDKGNEDGLFISSVASCQNQWAIIMDAGANYSAQVYELSPYFLCKEWIMEHWEKNYYISAIAGANNGSSLIVMSKGTSYTQQSYKVSDSFPFKWINKKWKEGFYVTAMATSGSRWGVVMSRGAGFAKQVVELDFLYPSEGIHLRWDSGYRITATAATWDQAAFVLSLPKRKHTDETQETLRTSAFPSTHVKEKWAKNLYVACICYGRTTS
- the LOC133700662 gene encoding casein kinase 1-like protein HD16 isoform X2, which encodes MPVLRSQVLRGRGGEAIPKQGNKQKMHQENKNNPDEVVEPIATRTRRRRAAAGAALDKEQKAGNERVVVGVGGGGAVVVGTVKEEEEEEKRDLEFVGEKKPMDVFDSGGKGNDKPLAAGGEDEGTSAPIPDQVQVEDSPVYRVETKLGKGGFGQVYVGRRVSAVNKNEKAGAGAVEVALKFEHKSSKGCNYRPPNEWQVYDTLGGSHGVPLVHYKGRQGDYYVMVMDMLGPSLWDVWNNNFNSNLMSTEMVACIAIEAISILEKMHSRGYVHGDVKPENFLLGPLGTPKEKKLFLVDLGLATRWQDSSTGLHVEYDQKPDVFRGTVRYASVHGHLGRTGSRRDDLESLAYTLIFLLRGRLPWQGYQGENKGFVVCKKKMATTSEALCCFCPQPFKQLIEYVVNLKFDEEPDYAKCISLFDGIVGINPDIRPLNTEGAQKVGYKRGGLTMDEEDEQLKKKVRMGMPATQWISVYNAHRSMKQRYHYNVADARLGQHIDKGNEDGLFISSVASCQNQWAIIMDAGANYSAQVYELSPYFLCKEWIMEHWEKNYYISAIAGANNGSSLIVMSKGTSYTQQSYKVSDSFPFKWINKKWKEGFYVTAMATSGSRWGVVMSRGAGFAKQVVELDFLYPSEGIHLRWDSGYRITATAATWDQAAFVLSLPKRKHTDETQETLRTSAFPSTHVKEKWAKNLYVACICYGRTTS